In Gemmatimonadota bacterium, one genomic interval encodes:
- a CDS encoding DUF1552 domain-containing protein, with product MKSLNRRTFLRSAGICLALPFLDAMIPVGRAASQAFALAREQTAKRLVCIGNPFGMIPERFFPTESGANYTLPSLLQPLAAHQRDFTIFSNLDHSVTGGHRTAHTFLSGIRIKDAKTMPEGNISIDQKAAEFVGVNTRFPSLNVSINGHCEMCWTRTGVRVPPINDPRKVFQALFVDTTAQEKERRAIALDQHGSILDAVMGEARSFERKLGQRDREKLEEYLTSVRTVEKKLGMSKAWLDKPKPQVNMEMPENGPFVETLPLMYDLIALSLQTDSTRIATLEVGMGIKTTDLGLNTNYHKYSHHGKLPELMEGLTIIEKYQMKHLGLFFDKLKAIEDPAGGTLFDHTMVLSGSGMGNGSSHSNKNLPILLAGGGFNHGQHLVFPEAKPQRVPLSNLYLSMLQNFGLEIDHFGQSTGTLKGFE from the coding sequence ATGAAATCACTGAATCGGCGCACATTTCTCAGGAGTGCAGGTATTTGTCTGGCATTGCCGTTTTTAGACGCCATGATCCCCGTGGGGCGGGCTGCGAGTCAGGCGTTTGCCCTTGCCCGCGAACAAACCGCAAAGCGGCTGGTGTGTATTGGCAATCCCTTCGGAATGATCCCCGAGCGATTCTTCCCAACGGAAAGCGGCGCAAATTACACACTTCCCTCCCTCCTGCAACCCCTCGCAGCGCATCAGCGAGATTTCACCATCTTCTCCAACCTGGACCACAGTGTAACTGGTGGACACCGCACCGCGCATACATTCTTGAGCGGCATCCGCATCAAAGACGCTAAAACAATGCCCGAAGGCAACATCAGCATCGACCAAAAAGCCGCGGAATTTGTCGGCGTCAACACGCGGTTTCCCTCGTTGAATGTAAGCATCAATGGCCACTGCGAAATGTGCTGGACGCGCACGGGCGTGCGGGTACCGCCGATTAACGATCCTCGAAAAGTATTTCAAGCACTATTTGTAGATACCACAGCACAGGAAAAAGAACGGCGTGCAATCGCGCTCGACCAGCACGGCAGCATCTTAGACGCCGTAATGGGAGAAGCGCGATCCTTTGAGCGCAAACTGGGACAAAGAGACCGGGAAAAACTGGAAGAATATCTCACCTCTGTACGCACAGTCGAGAAAAAACTGGGCATGTCCAAAGCGTGGCTGGACAAACCCAAACCCCAGGTCAACATGGAAATGCCGGAAAATGGTCCCTTTGTCGAAACCCTGCCCCTGATGTACGATCTCATTGCCCTATCACTGCAAACCGACTCCACGCGGATAGCAACCCTGGAAGTGGGCATGGGGATCAAAACCACGGACCTGGGCCTGAACACGAATTACCACAAATACTCACACCACGGCAAATTGCCCGAACTCATGGAAGGCCTGACAATCATCGAAAAATATCAGATGAAACACCTGGGCCTGTTCTTCGACAAACTCAAAGCCATTGAAGACCCCGCGGGGGGAACCCTGTTTGACCACACCATGGTATTATCCGGCAGCGGCATGGGCAACGGCAGTTCGCACTCCAACAAAAACCTGCCCATCTTGCTCGCGGGTGGTGGATTCAACCACGGGCAACACCTGGTATTTCCAGAAGCAAAGCCCCAGCGCGTCCCATTGAGCAACCTGTACTTATCGATGTTGCAAAATTTTGGACTGGAAATCGATCACTTTGGCCAGAGCACCGGCACGCTAAAAGGATTCGAATAA
- a CDS encoding DUF1592 domain-containing protein: MKKSVLFLLIGILSSSTAWAEGDATYKNIVRPFLAQRCQHCHGAELQKADLRFDTLTLDFHNEDVLLTWQNIADMLNLGLMPPYEEPQPELAEMMPVIDWITASLKAHYEAEESTGGQTVLRRLNRNEYRNTIRDLLHLDMTIFDPTDAFPQDDEEHGFDNIGKTLVMSDFLVEKYLDAADQIVQRAVLPGPPPEEKTHEFTFPIMRGAGGFLAPASRRLKQGYDELFRRPDDRWGYMSIDRFRKGVPHSGMYRVRVRASAHNQQHPYDKALRTDENEPIRMGIVAASGRYGDLRQSNTSDITLAEFEMIADGKPRDYERELWLDESYVPRVTYPNGPVTLYWRSLLRRYHPQLYDKTDRRKLSQKEDQQLVHRQTEVAVMNYLGPSIRIYKVEIKGPLYEQWPPPSHTSIFGKRDPDKVKPRDILTRFATRAYRRPVKHSEIAHILQLVEQHEKTGASRVQAIKMGLKAILCSPNFLYLYENEGQLDDYALASKLSYFLWSSMPDEELFALAKKKRLHKPEVLRAQIDRMLKDEKARAFVENFTERWLALYKIGEMPPDPRNFRLYYQAHLEDAIKKETHAFFQYILDKNMSIAHFIDSDFTFINRDLSLLYRIEGVEGREFRKVKLNDPKRGGLLGHASVLTATSNGIETSPVVRGVWVLENILGTPPPPPLPDIEPLEPDIRGSTTIRQQLANHREIATCNECHRHIDPIGFALENFNPIGAWRYGYGPKKPKIDASDVLSDGSKFDGLVGFKKILMGKKDQFARCLTEKMLTYATGRTLEATDRPEVDRIVNDLKTKGYGLKDLVMLIATSEPFLTK, encoded by the coding sequence ATGAAAAAAAGCGTTCTATTCCTCCTGATTGGCATCTTGTCGTCATCGACTGCCTGGGCAGAAGGGGATGCGACATACAAAAATATTGTGCGCCCCTTTTTGGCGCAGCGATGTCAACATTGCCACGGCGCAGAGCTTCAAAAAGCAGACCTGCGGTTTGACACCCTCACATTGGATTTTCACAATGAAGATGTCTTACTAACCTGGCAAAACATCGCCGACATGTTAAACCTCGGCTTAATGCCGCCTTATGAAGAGCCGCAGCCCGAACTGGCGGAAATGATGCCCGTAATCGACTGGATCACCGCCTCGCTAAAAGCGCATTACGAAGCCGAAGAAAGCACGGGCGGACAAACGGTCTTGCGCCGCTTGAACCGGAATGAATACCGCAACACAATTCGGGATCTACTGCATCTGGACATGACCATATTCGACCCCACAGATGCATTTCCCCAGGACGATGAAGAACACGGATTTGACAACATCGGCAAAACACTCGTCATGTCGGATTTCCTGGTCGAAAAATATCTCGACGCCGCCGATCAAATCGTGCAACGCGCCGTATTGCCCGGCCCGCCGCCAGAAGAGAAAACACACGAATTCACCTTTCCCATCATGCGCGGGGCCGGTGGATTTTTAGCACCGGCGAGCCGCCGCTTGAAACAGGGATACGACGAGCTATTCCGCCGACCCGACGACCGCTGGGGATACATGTCCATCGACAGATTCCGAAAAGGCGTACCGCATTCGGGAATGTACCGCGTTCGCGTTCGCGCATCTGCACACAACCAGCAACACCCCTATGACAAAGCACTGCGAACAGATGAAAATGAACCCATACGCATGGGCATTGTCGCCGCATCCGGGCGTTATGGCGACCTGCGGCAGAGCAACACATCGGATATAACACTGGCCGAATTTGAAATGATCGCAGATGGCAAACCCCGCGATTACGAACGCGAACTCTGGTTGGATGAGTCCTACGTGCCGCGCGTCACGTATCCAAACGGACCCGTCACACTTTATTGGCGAAGTCTTCTGAGGCGATATCATCCCCAACTCTACGACAAAACAGACCGCCGCAAACTGTCTCAAAAAGAAGACCAACAACTCGTACACCGGCAAACAGAAGTCGCGGTAATGAACTATCTGGGACCGAGCATTCGCATATACAAAGTCGAAATCAAAGGTCCGCTTTACGAACAATGGCCCCCGCCCTCGCACACGAGCATCTTTGGCAAGCGCGATCCCGACAAAGTCAAACCGCGCGATATCCTGACCCGCTTTGCAACGCGCGCGTATCGCCGCCCGGTCAAACACAGTGAAATCGCGCACATCCTGCAACTGGTCGAGCAACACGAAAAAACCGGTGCCTCGCGCGTTCAGGCCATCAAAATGGGCTTAAAAGCCATCTTGTGCTCACCCAACTTCCTCTATCTCTACGAAAACGAAGGCCAATTAGACGACTATGCCCTCGCGTCCAAACTCTCGTATTTTCTCTGGTCATCCATGCCCGACGAAGAATTGTTTGCGCTGGCAAAGAAAAAGCGATTGCACAAACCCGAGGTTCTGCGCGCGCAAATTGACCGCATGTTAAAAGACGAAAAAGCCAGGGCATTTGTAGAGAACTTCACAGAGCGATGGTTGGCCCTGTACAAAATCGGTGAAATGCCGCCCGACCCGCGCAATTTTCGACTGTACTATCAGGCGCATCTCGAAGACGCGATCAAAAAAGAAACCCACGCCTTCTTCCAGTACATCCTGGACAAAAACATGAGCATCGCGCATTTCATCGACTCGGACTTCACCTTCATCAACCGCGACCTGAGCTTGTTATACCGCATAGAAGGCGTAGAGGGCAGGGAATTTCGCAAAGTAAAACTCAACGACCCCAAACGCGGTGGCCTGCTGGGACACGCCAGTGTATTGACGGCAACATCGAACGGAATCGAAACATCGCCCGTAGTGCGCGGCGTATGGGTATTGGAAAACATACTGGGCACCCCACCCCCGCCACCATTACCCGATATCGAACCACTCGAACCCGACATTCGGGGATCGACGACCATTCGTCAGCAACTGGCAAACCACCGCGAAATCGCCACCTGTAACGAATGTCATCGCCACATTGATCCCATAGGCTTTGCACTGGAAAATTTCAATCCCATAGGCGCGTGGCGATATGGTTACGGTCCCAAGAAACCAAAAATAGATGCGTCAGATGTCCTATCTGACGGCAGCAAATTCGACGGCCTTGTGGGCTTTAAAAAGATCCTCATGGGAAAGAAAGACCAATTTGCCCGCTGCCTGACCGAAAAAATGCTCACCTACGCGACCGGACGCACGCTGGAAGCCACTGACCGCCCCGAAGTAGATCGCATCGTAAACGATTTGAAAACAAAGGGCTATGGCTTGAAAGACCTGGTCATGCTCATCGCGACGAGCGAACCGTTCTTGACCAAATAG